From the Thermococcus sp. 18S1 genome, one window contains:
- a CDS encoding ATP-binding protein — protein MKSLYLSLFEECRKEYETELARGNMEGAREYALKCAEILKALADKMPDRREFYLEKARRWEEAAEELKTPSAHGTWGGIKGGASIDEYIAQVEGLIASSTVTWKDIGGLEEVKRLLARNVAIAFAKRPEAIKPWKGILLFGPPGTGKTLLASAAAGSLKATFFNVKASDVLSKYYGESSKLITALYKLAREKAPSIVFIDEVDALSLKRESVHETTRRTLATLLSEIDGFKGGEEGFVLTLASTNTPWDLDEALLSRFPLRIYVPLPDREAIKEIVRIHTRGLDISRLDLDVIAEESVRRLYSGREVANLCNLAVQSMLVEENPELEDLEAVSEILDGEIELRTRPLEMRDFEEAFKIVKSPLTGKKLERYQNWAEEFGG, from the coding sequence ATGAAGTCCCTCTATCTTTCTCTTTTTGAGGAATGCAGAAAGGAGTATGAGACGGAGCTGGCGAGGGGCAACATGGAAGGAGCCAGAGAGTACGCCCTCAAGTGCGCGGAGATTCTGAAGGCACTAGCAGATAAGATGCCTGACAGGAGAGAATTCTACCTGGAGAAGGCAAGACGCTGGGAAGAGGCCGCGGAGGAACTCAAAACTCCATCAGCCCATGGAACATGGGGCGGTATCAAAGGGGGAGCATCCATCGATGAATACATAGCGCAGGTGGAGGGGCTGATAGCCAGTTCTACCGTCACGTGGAAGGACATAGGGGGGCTGGAGGAAGTCAAGAGATTGCTGGCACGGAACGTTGCCATAGCCTTCGCAAAGAGACCCGAGGCCATAAAGCCATGGAAAGGAATTCTCCTCTTCGGCCCACCCGGGACAGGCAAGACCCTTCTCGCTTCCGCGGCGGCGGGGAGTTTAAAGGCCACTTTCTTCAACGTCAAAGCTTCGGACGTACTCAGCAAGTACTATGGTGAATCCTCAAAGCTGATAACGGCTTTGTACAAACTGGCGAGGGAGAAGGCTCCCAGCATAGTTTTCATCGATGAGGTTGATGCACTCAGTTTGAAAAGAGAGAGCGTTCACGAGACAACGCGGAGAACCCTGGCGACCCTCCTGTCGGAGATAGATGGTTTTAAGGGAGGAGAGGAGGGATTCGTCCTTACACTCGCATCCACCAACACCCCCTGGGACCTCGACGAGGCGCTGCTCTCAAGGTTTCCGCTGAGGATTTACGTGCCACTACCCGATAGGGAGGCCATCAAAGAGATCGTGAGGATACACACCAGGGGCCTGGATATAAGCAGGCTCGACCTCGATGTGATAGCAGAGGAGAGCGTCAGACGGCTGTACTCCGGGAGGGAGGTAGCGAACCTGTGCAACCTGGCTGTTCAGAGTATGCTGGTTGAGGAAAACCCGGAACTGGAGGACCTAGAAGCCGTTTCTGAGATACTTGACGGTGAAATCGAACTGAGAACCCGCCCTCTTGAAATGAGAGATTTCGAGGAGGCATTTAAGATCGTAAAGAGCCCCCTAACTGGGAAAAAGCTCGAACGCTATCAAAATTGGGCGGAGGAGTTTGGGGGTTAA
- a CDS encoding SPFH domain-containing protein has translation MGAFAGAALIVIGVFLLIMLLLSVKVIRPYQKGLVERLGKFNRILEPGIHFIIPFMERVKVVDMREHVVDVPPQEVICKDNVVVTVDAIVYYQILDPVKVVYNVSNFLMAIIKLAQTNLRAIIGEMELDETLSGRDIINAKLREELDKITDRWGVKITRVEIQRIDPPRDIQEAMAKQMTAEREKRAMILLAEGERESKIKKAEGEKQAAILRAEGEKQRQILVAEGQAEAIRKVLEALSMADEKYLALQYIEKLPELGRQGNLIVPYDTESLIGLLRILQKVRDIPMPETPKPSSGDVGEEVTPSESGEGSPELNPEKA, from the coding sequence ATGGGGGCCTTTGCCGGAGCAGCTCTTATCGTAATTGGAGTGTTCCTTTTGATAATGCTCCTGCTGAGCGTGAAGGTTATCCGTCCGTACCAGAAGGGCCTTGTCGAGAGGCTCGGAAAGTTCAACAGAATCCTGGAGCCTGGAATACACTTCATAATACCCTTCATGGAGCGCGTCAAGGTCGTGGACATGCGCGAGCACGTCGTCGATGTGCCGCCGCAGGAGGTCATCTGTAAGGACAACGTCGTCGTCACCGTCGATGCCATCGTTTACTACCAGATACTTGACCCCGTCAAGGTCGTTTACAACGTCAGCAACTTCCTGATGGCCATCATCAAGCTCGCCCAGACCAACCTCCGTGCCATCATCGGTGAGATGGAGCTCGACGAGACGCTCTCCGGAAGGGACATAATCAACGCCAAGCTGCGCGAGGAGCTTGACAAGATAACCGACCGCTGGGGTGTCAAGATAACCCGCGTTGAGATACAGCGCATAGACCCGCCGCGGGACATACAGGAGGCAATGGCCAAGCAGATGACAGCCGAGCGTGAGAAGAGGGCCATGATACTCCTCGCGGAGGGTGAGAGGGAGAGCAAGATAAAGAAAGCCGAGGGTGAAAAGCAGGCGGCCATACTCCGGGCAGAGGGTGAGAAGCAGAGGCAGATACTCGTCGCCGAGGGTCAGGCCGAGGCAATACGGAAGGTTCTCGAGGCGCTCTCGATGGCCGACGAGAAGTACCTCGCCCTCCAGTACATCGAGAAGCTTCCCGAGCTCGGAAGGCAGGGCAACCTGATCGTGCCCTACGACACCGAGTCCCTAATCGGACTGCTGAGGATACTCCAGAAGGTGAGGGACATCCCGATGCCTGAGACGCCCAAACCTTCCAGCGGCGATGTTGGAGAGGAAGTGACCCCCTCCGAGTCGGGTGAAGGCAGCCCAGAGTTGAATCCGGAAAAGGCTTAA
- a CDS encoding NfeD family protein yields the protein MEALPISLLILGLLVIALDMMVTAFITPIGIAMVVMGLLMGFGVNFTESFVAALIAAVISYIIVGRYVKKDVQDAGKGKYTFELKGKRGKVVEIGKDHYIVELEGDRWIALAEGDEKPGIGDTVEVVNVDGVKLMVRKV from the coding sequence ATGGAAGCGCTCCCAATTTCCCTTCTTATCCTCGGCCTCCTCGTGATAGCTCTGGACATGATGGTTACCGCGTTCATAACCCCGATCGGAATAGCGATGGTCGTCATGGGGCTCCTGATGGGGTTCGGGGTGAACTTCACCGAGAGCTTCGTCGCGGCCCTCATAGCGGCGGTGATTTCATACATAATCGTTGGCCGCTATGTAAAAAAGGACGTCCAGGACGCCGGAAAGGGCAAGTACACCTTCGAGCTGAAGGGCAAGCGCGGAAAGGTGGTTGAAATAGGAAAGGACCACTACATCGTCGAGCTTGAGGGCGACAGGTGGATAGCGCTGGCCGAGGGGGACGAGAAGCCCGGAATCGGCGACACCGTTGAGGTCGTCAATGTTGACGGCGTCAAGCTCATGGTCAGGAAGGTCTGA
- a CDS encoding amidohydrolase family protein: MRALVGTAVDFESARENVVVIVEDGFIRDVVPRERVGEYAVDEVYGGDGYIILPGLVNAHTHVAMSKFRGLGEDVPIERWLSDVIWPAELEWEPEDVRRWALLGMAEALANGSTTINDHYFFADEIAKAARELGIRAFIGQTVMDTIDFPIAAPEEGFRFFKDWVGKDELVTPTLAPHATNTVSLELMREIGEFARGRNALIHVHLSQSMGEVREVKRRYGLSPVEYLERAGVLGDNLIGVHGIYLSDSEVSLYAKSGATLVHCSLSMAKLEGRIAPIIELFEGGTNIALGNDSPNPVGLMDMFTEMRFAAVLNKVWRRRTDVASAKEVFRWATVGGANALGLRAGLIKPGYLADLVLVNARKAQFLPGENPHSHVVYSARGSDVELVMVNGEVVYRNGLFTKLGKTMEELWVEFRPS; this comes from the coding sequence ATGAGAGCATTGGTTGGAACCGCCGTTGACTTCGAGTCGGCCAGAGAGAACGTCGTGGTCATAGTGGAAGACGGGTTCATCCGGGATGTCGTTCCCCGGGAAAGGGTCGGTGAATACGCCGTCGATGAAGTTTACGGGGGAGACGGCTACATAATCCTGCCAGGCCTGGTCAACGCCCACACCCACGTCGCCATGTCGAAGTTCCGGGGCCTTGGTGAGGATGTGCCCATAGAGAGGTGGCTCAGCGATGTTATATGGCCCGCGGAGCTGGAGTGGGAACCAGAGGACGTTCGCCGCTGGGCGCTCCTTGGGATGGCTGAGGCGCTGGCCAACGGTTCGACGACGATAAACGACCACTACTTCTTCGCCGACGAAATAGCAAAGGCCGCCCGGGAGCTCGGGATAAGGGCCTTTATCGGCCAGACCGTCATGGACACGATTGACTTCCCCATAGCCGCGCCCGAGGAGGGTTTCAGGTTCTTTAAGGACTGGGTGGGGAAGGATGAGCTCGTGACCCCCACCCTCGCGCCCCACGCCACCAACACGGTGTCCCTTGAGCTGATGAGGGAAATTGGTGAGTTTGCCCGCGGTAGGAACGCCCTGATTCACGTTCACCTCTCCCAGAGCATGGGGGAGGTGCGGGAGGTCAAACGCCGCTACGGCCTCTCTCCCGTGGAATACCTCGAAAGGGCCGGTGTACTTGGGGACAACCTTATCGGCGTCCACGGCATCTATCTGAGCGATTCAGAGGTTTCCCTCTACGCGAAAAGCGGTGCGACGCTCGTCCATTGCTCCCTGAGCATGGCAAAGCTTGAGGGAAGGATAGCCCCGATAATAGAACTCTTTGAGGGGGGAACGAACATCGCCCTCGGAAACGACTCCCCGAATCCGGTGGGTCTGATGGACATGTTCACGGAGATGCGCTTCGCGGCGGTTCTGAACAAGGTCTGGAGGAGAAGAACCGACGTCGCCTCTGCGAAGGAGGTTTTCCGCTGGGCCACGGTTGGGGGTGCAAATGCCCTTGGGCTGAGGGCGGGCCTCATAAAGCCAGGTTACCTTGCGGATCTGGTCCTTGTAAACGCCAGAAAGGCCCAGTTCCTCCCCGGCGAGAACCCGCACTCCCATGTGGTTTACTCTGCCAGGGGAAGCGATGTCGAGCTGGTCATGGTGAACGGGGAGGTCGTTTACAGAAACGGCCTGTTCACAAAACTTGGAAAAACGATGGAGGAGCTGTGGGTGGAGTTCAGACCTTCCTGA
- the flaJ gene encoding archaellar assembly protein FlaJ, producing the protein MVGEKAGILVQSGVTMREYLRKVLLPSLVGAVVLFVAVSALRNFASLSRTVLFALYAIPLLPLLYAIGYPYAKVSGRKVQINSKIPYFATYFAVLSTSDVSRSELIWNLATEKILEPIASDMKKVYYLIARLHRGMPDALRFLARRTPSKVFADFLDRLAYSLDSGVDFKEYLLQEQKTVMDDYETFYEGALYDLDVFKEVYSSLIISVVFMVTFIIIGPILTGQDIVSLSAFMFVLVLATEIGIMLVIKYKMPEDRIWAEYAMTPERRGRFLKAAMVSFGGSLVVSIAVVLLLRPRFDVPLLVQIAVSLTPMMYVGKVLDREEKSILLKDENFPAFMRSLSSSLAASGAALPLVLKYLSAHDFGVLTRDIRNLYRRVSMRISNDRSWRYFTIDTGSWLIGMFSEIFNKSIKLGAEPDYVGMVISRNFERLIRLRRKRAQTVASFRGVIYGVTGAFAFSVASAFQVAVYMNQLFSNLPIQSDLLQSIIFVPSKAGLELTEYILILILLVHSLISALSIKFADGGHVGITVYYFVVLVWLSAIGQYLGTVVMGKMMTFSSLVGVLTGSLGVML; encoded by the coding sequence ATGGTGGGGGAAAAGGCGGGAATCCTGGTGCAGTCGGGCGTCACCATGCGCGAGTACCTCCGGAAGGTGCTTCTTCCCAGTCTTGTGGGGGCGGTGGTACTCTTTGTGGCGGTCTCGGCCCTCCGAAATTTCGCGTCCCTGTCGAGGACGGTTCTCTTCGCCCTCTACGCCATCCCCCTCCTCCCACTCCTCTACGCCATAGGATATCCCTACGCCAAGGTCAGCGGCAGGAAAGTCCAGATAAACTCGAAGATACCGTATTTTGCAACGTATTTTGCGGTACTCTCGACGAGTGACGTTAGCAGGAGTGAGCTCATCTGGAATCTGGCCACCGAGAAGATTCTGGAGCCGATAGCGAGCGACATGAAGAAGGTTTACTACCTGATAGCCAGACTCCACAGGGGAATGCCCGATGCCCTGAGGTTCCTTGCCCGGAGGACGCCCAGCAAGGTCTTCGCAGACTTCCTTGACAGGCTGGCTTACTCCCTGGACAGCGGTGTTGACTTCAAGGAGTACCTCCTTCAGGAGCAGAAGACCGTCATGGATGACTACGAGACCTTCTACGAGGGTGCCCTCTACGACCTCGACGTCTTCAAGGAGGTGTACTCATCCCTCATCATATCCGTCGTTTTCATGGTCACGTTCATCATCATCGGACCGATACTAACCGGACAGGATATAGTCAGCCTGAGCGCTTTCATGTTCGTCCTCGTCCTGGCAACGGAGATCGGTATAATGCTGGTTATAAAATACAAGATGCCCGAGGACAGGATATGGGCGGAATACGCTATGACGCCCGAACGGAGGGGCAGGTTCCTGAAGGCCGCTATGGTGTCCTTTGGGGGGAGCCTGGTGGTTTCCATCGCGGTGGTGCTCCTCCTGCGGCCGCGCTTTGATGTCCCGCTTCTCGTCCAGATCGCCGTGAGTCTGACCCCCATGATGTACGTGGGTAAGGTTCTGGATAGGGAGGAGAAAAGCATCCTCCTGAAGGATGAGAACTTTCCCGCCTTCATGAGAAGCCTGAGCTCTTCCCTTGCGGCTAGTGGAGCAGCCCTTCCGCTCGTCCTCAAGTATCTGAGCGCCCACGACTTCGGCGTCCTCACACGGGACATAAGAAACCTCTACCGCAGGGTGTCGATGAGGATAAGTAACGACAGGTCATGGCGCTACTTCACGATTGACACCGGAAGCTGGCTGATAGGTATGTTTTCGGAGATATTCAACAAGAGTATAAAGCTGGGCGCCGAGCCGGACTACGTTGGAATGGTCATCTCACGAAACTTTGAACGGCTCATCAGGCTCAGACGGAAGCGTGCACAGACGGTAGCCAGCTTTAGGGGTGTTATCTACGGTGTGACGGGCGCATTTGCCTTCTCCGTGGCCTCCGCCTTCCAGGTCGCCGTTTACATGAACCAACTGTTCTCCAACCTGCCCATTCAGAGCGATCTCCTTCAGAGCATAATCTTCGTGCCGTCGAAGGCGGGGCTGGAGCTGACGGAGTACATTTTGATACTTATCCTCCTCGTCCATTCCCTCATCTCTGCCCTTTCGATAAAGTTTGCAGATGGGGGGCATGTGGGAATCACCGTTTACTACTTCGTCGTGCTGGTATGGCTCTCCGCCATCGGCCAGTACCTCGGTACTGTGGTCATGGGCAAGATGATGACCTTCTCCTCCTTAGTCGGGGTCCTGACCGGATCTCTGGGGGTGATGCTGTGA
- a CDS encoding type II/IV secretion system ATPase subunit yields MPVKKDVSDTLDMAVARNPHLKAYIDSFMKRTGKLPDFHPQITRDMGDIKYPNIIYPVGDPIFIHIYGDMHTERRYLVVEPRISGPEEEAKYEILKDKILELAPQRKIPEDSEEFERFLDELIDDAVSKLSRGLPFRKKTSFTPQEIMKFRYLLKRDIVGIGPLEPLMRDPYIEDIHIIGANYVSLIHKIFDAMETNITFGDNLRLADYFKNLSERMGRPVSDKNPIVDGTLPDGSRINIIYSPDVSIQGPSATIRKFSATPLSVVQLVKWNTFSAEVAAYLWLALEYGMSIFVCGETASGKTTTLNSIIPFIKPDAKIYTAEDTPEVVVPHKNWQRLTTRERGPEESRVTLFDLLKAALRSRPNYIVVGEIRGAEGAIAFQAMQTGHPVMATFHAGDVRKMIQRFTGSPINIPVTFIDNLNIALFQQAVYVRGRFLRRVLSVVEIEGYYEELGGVATRNVFEWDSVTDRHIFRGMNNSYILERKIAEVAGYEDPKEIYNELFLRARIIKRMAELGITNYHDVHREIRAFYEKGIEGLSFRL; encoded by the coding sequence ATGCCGGTTAAGAAGGACGTCAGCGACACTCTGGACATGGCCGTTGCCCGAAACCCTCATTTAAAGGCGTATATAGACAGCTTTATGAAGAGAACGGGTAAGCTCCCCGATTTCCATCCGCAAATAACCCGTGACATGGGGGACATCAAGTACCCCAACATAATATACCCGGTGGGCGATCCGATATTCATCCACATTTACGGGGACATGCATACCGAGAGGCGGTACCTGGTTGTGGAGCCCAGAATATCTGGCCCTGAGGAGGAGGCAAAATACGAGATTCTCAAGGACAAAATTCTCGAGCTTGCCCCCCAAAGGAAGATACCAGAGGACAGCGAAGAGTTCGAGCGCTTTCTGGATGAGCTGATTGATGATGCGGTTTCAAAACTCTCCAGGGGCCTCCCCTTCAGGAAAAAGACCTCGTTTACCCCCCAGGAGATAATGAAGTTCCGCTATCTCCTCAAGAGGGATATAGTGGGAATCGGTCCCCTCGAGCCCCTCATGCGCGACCCGTACATCGAGGATATCCACATCATCGGTGCCAACTACGTCTCCCTCATCCACAAGATATTCGACGCGATGGAGACCAACATAACCTTCGGCGATAACCTCCGCCTGGCGGACTACTTCAAGAACCTCAGCGAGAGGATGGGAAGGCCCGTCAGCGATAAGAACCCGATTGTTGACGGAACCCTGCCGGATGGCTCGCGTATCAACATAATCTACTCTCCAGATGTCAGTATACAGGGCCCGAGCGCAACTATCCGTAAGTTCTCGGCGACGCCGCTGAGCGTCGTCCAGCTCGTTAAGTGGAACACATTCTCGGCGGAGGTTGCTGCCTATCTCTGGCTTGCCCTCGAGTACGGCATGAGCATCTTCGTCTGCGGCGAGACGGCGAGTGGAAAGACCACGACGCTCAATTCAATCATCCCGTTCATCAAACCAGACGCTAAAATCTACACCGCCGAGGACACCCCCGAGGTCGTCGTTCCGCACAAGAACTGGCAGAGGCTCACCACCAGGGAGCGCGGGCCGGAGGAGAGCAGGGTTACGCTCTTTGACCTCCTGAAGGCGGCACTGCGTTCAAGGCCGAACTACATAGTTGTCGGTGAGATACGTGGAGCAGAGGGTGCCATAGCATTTCAGGCGATGCAGACGGGTCACCCTGTTATGGCGACGTTCCACGCGGGCGATGTCAGGAAGATGATACAGCGTTTCACCGGCTCGCCGATAAACATCCCCGTGACGTTCATAGACAATCTCAACATAGCCCTCTTTCAGCAGGCGGTTTACGTCCGCGGCAGGTTCCTGAGGAGGGTTCTGAGCGTCGTTGAGATTGAGGGTTACTACGAGGAGCTGGGCGGTGTCGCGACGAGGAACGTCTTCGAGTGGGACTCGGTGACGGACAGGCACATCTTCCGCGGAATGAACAACTCTTACATCCTGGAGAGGAAGATTGCTGAAGTTGCCGGCTACGAGGATCCCAAGGAGATATACAACGAGCTCTTTCTGAGGGCGAGAATAATCAAGAGGATGGCCGAGCTGGGGATAACCAACTACCACGATGTCCACCGCGAGATAAGGGCGTTCTATGAGAAGGGAATAGAGGGGCTGAGCTTCAGGCTGTGA
- a CDS encoding ATPase domain-containing protein, which translates to MKSLLEIRVPNDELHRRLGGGIPPGSIVLVEGDRGTGKSIFSQRLLYGFLKNGHSATYVSSQYTTPEFINQMESLGYGVVPELIKRRLLFVSLYPLLVGLSERKKFLNRFVGEPRLWKTDVIIIDSVSALLSSDIGEDEAREFSLHLKRVSALGKAIVLTVNPSDIGSDALRVFEEASTMLIRLSVKVFGGDLKNSATIVKYNNAPGIFQKIIPFRVEPRVGFIVEIAAVV; encoded by the coding sequence ATGAAGTCGCTCCTTGAAATACGGGTACCCAACGACGAGCTCCACAGGCGTCTTGGTGGGGGAATACCCCCCGGCAGCATAGTCCTGGTTGAGGGAGACAGGGGGACTGGCAAGTCCATATTCTCTCAGAGGCTGCTCTACGGCTTCCTCAAAAACGGCCACAGCGCCACCTACGTCTCAAGCCAGTACACCACACCGGAGTTCATAAACCAGATGGAATCCCTGGGATACGGGGTAGTCCCCGAGCTGATAAAAAGACGCCTCCTCTTTGTGTCGCTCTATCCCCTCCTAGTTGGGCTCTCCGAGAGGAAGAAATTCCTGAACCGGTTTGTTGGAGAGCCGAGGCTCTGGAAAACCGACGTGATCATAATTGACTCCGTGTCGGCCCTCCTATCGTCCGATATCGGTGAAGATGAAGCGCGCGAGTTCTCACTCCATCTCAAGAGGGTCAGTGCCCTGGGAAAGGCCATAGTTCTGACGGTGAATCCATCCGACATCGGATCTGACGCGCTGAGGGTGTTTGAAGAAGCTTCCACCATGCTGATACGGCTCAGCGTGAAGGTCTTCGGAGGTGACCTGAAGAACTCAGCAACCATCGTGAAATACAACAACGCCCCGGGGATCTTTCAGAAGATAATCCCGTTCAGAGTGGAGCCCAGGGTGGGGTTCATTGTCGAGATAGCTGCGGTGGTATGA
- a CDS encoding flagellar protein G, translating to MAGSVASELVLFITSLLVAGMVAGGLYLVTQDISDGIVVKGSSVATALRTNFEIINDPENIPSSGGSYVFYVRNIGKSSITFTPDSVVVMIDGVIIPPSNLTFTPSGILAPYDVGEIHVPTSFLSSGYHRITVVTESGNRRSLIFRIG from the coding sequence ATGGCGGGCTCCGTGGCTTCGGAACTGGTACTTTTCATAACCTCGCTGCTGGTGGCGGGAATGGTGGCGGGGGGACTCTATCTGGTTACTCAGGATATCTCCGACGGCATCGTGGTGAAGGGCAGTTCTGTGGCCACGGCCCTGCGAACGAACTTCGAGATAATAAACGATCCCGAGAACATACCCAGTTCGGGCGGTTCATACGTGTTCTACGTGAGGAACATCGGGAAATCCTCCATCACATTCACCCCCGATTCGGTTGTCGTCATGATAGACGGCGTGATAATCCCTCCCTCAAACCTGACCTTCACACCTTCGGGCATTCTGGCCCCCTACGATGTTGGTGAGATACACGTGCCCACGTCCTTCCTGTCCTCGGGATACCACAGGATAACGGTCGTTACCGAGAGCGGAAACCGGCGATCACTTATATTTAGGATAGGGTGA
- a CDS encoding FlaD/FlaE family flagellar protein, which yields MITEIEIDEKLKRLRGKVPNFLVDDLKERLMKKRDILTPEQVDKIVDRVLQTYAGQLERISKLDSRVDEIGRYLEEIRNHLMGLSGDSSNQRTFGGVSQEPGGGTPTGEAFETNGAGIATKVSKGSPISEPAGDVSVPLNTATPRTAEVMPMERGFEIPPDIRDVLISAPSTPARLERIPNDMVSTMMALKWLGFLIDRVGMQNLENVLEFYYSIGWISEGVLNTLLRYAAGIRPHHREPDWRPDERLTIQDHLVSLLFIERLRGVRITREVLDAVEREMRLIGKVLDDMYGV from the coding sequence ATGATCACCGAGATCGAGATTGACGAAAAACTGAAGCGCCTGAGGGGAAAGGTGCCGAACTTCCTGGTTGATGACCTGAAGGAGAGGCTCATGAAGAAGAGGGACATACTCACCCCCGAGCAGGTCGATAAAATAGTCGACAGGGTGCTCCAGACCTACGCGGGCCAGCTGGAGAGGATCTCGAAGCTCGACAGCCGTGTTGATGAGATCGGTCGTTACCTCGAGGAGATACGCAACCACCTGATGGGCCTTTCTGGTGATTCCAGTAATCAGCGGACGTTTGGGGGAGTATCACAGGAGCCAGGAGGGGGGACCCCGACAGGCGAAGCCTTCGAGACGAATGGTGCGGGTATTGCCACAAAAGTCAGCAAGGGGTCTCCCATCAGTGAGCCTGCGGGCGATGTTTCCGTGCCCCTGAATACCGCTACCCCCAGAACTGCGGAGGTTATGCCTATGGAGAGGGGATTTGAGATACCTCCCGATATTAGGGATGTTCTGATAAGCGCCCCCAGCACCCCTGCCCGGCTTGAGAGGATACCGAACGACATGGTCTCTACTATGATGGCCCTGAAGTGGCTCGGCTTTCTCATTGACCGCGTGGGAATGCAGAACCTCGAGAACGTGCTGGAGTTCTATTACTCGATAGGCTGGATATCGGAGGGGGTGCTCAACACCCTGCTCAGGTACGCGGCGGGTATAAGGCCGCACCACAGGGAACCTGACTGGAGACCGGACGAGAGGCTCACCATCCAGGACCACCTGGTGTCCCTGCTCTTCATTGAAAGGCTGAGAGGGGTCAGAATAACCAGGGAGGTACTGGACGCGGTGGAGAGGGAGATGAGACTAATCGGAAAGGTGCTGGACGATATGTACGGGGTTTAG
- a CDS encoding flagella accessory protein C has product MSFSYLKNKFKKKNGGDSADPGDNREIITLDELQEEVLEEPVTGENEEEELLTQVMTRVNEIENDIPRIKVSIDTLKSQINELREEIERLDRVIKDVMVLYEVVSQQINPFKDVDSANPLLGEIQELSEEIESLKTEIAHIKADMKLLVVDGVDLDDLIYDVLSEGGL; this is encoded by the coding sequence ATGTCGTTTTCGTACCTCAAAAATAAATTCAAAAAGAAAAACGGGGGGGATTCGGCGGATCCCGGGGATAACAGGGAAATAATAACGCTGGATGAGCTTCAGGAGGAGGTCCTTGAAGAGCCTGTCACCGGGGAAAACGAGGAAGAGGAGCTCCTGACCCAGGTCATGACCCGTGTGAATGAGATTGAAAACGATATCCCGAGGATAAAGGTGAGTATCGACACCCTCAAGTCCCAGATTAATGAGCTCAGGGAAGAGATAGAGCGCCTTGATCGTGTTATAAAGGATGTCATGGTCCTCTACGAGGTTGTATCACAGCAGATCAACCCGTTTAAAGATGTCGACTCTGCTAACCCCCTGTTGGGCGAGATTCAGGAGCTGAGTGAGGAGATTGAGAGTCTGAAGACCGAGATTGCTCACATAAAGGCTGACATGAAGCTTCTCGTGGTTGATGGTGTGGATCTCGATGACCTCATATATGACGTCCTTTCGGAGGGAGGCCTATGA
- a CDS encoding flagellin: protein MKFGRKKRGAVGIGTLIVFIAMVLVAAVAAAVLINTSGYLQQRAEATGKQTTQQVSTGLGIDQVVGHVSGNSMDKMAIYISLRPGSEPVDLTQAVLTLDDGRKVVTLRYNSTFFVGSAPADLFDDNVNSTNKVTAWKVYKLQTMGNNTTVTISTLSDDFGIIVIQDADGSLTSSHPTINDGDIVVLTVNTNSIFDSVDPRTKITINIRPEVGAPAFATVVTPSSYSQRTILNLYP from the coding sequence ATGAAGTTCGGGAGGAAGAAGAGGGGTGCGGTTGGTATTGGCACCCTGATAGTGTTTATTGCTATGGTGTTGGTGGCTGCAGTGGCTGCTGCGGTGCTCATCAACACCAGCGGTTATCTCCAGCAGAGGGCTGAGGCTACGGGCAAGCAGACCACCCAGCAGGTCTCGACTGGACTGGGCATCGACCAGGTAGTCGGTCATGTTAGTGGTAACAGCATGGACAAAATGGCCATTTATATCAGCCTCAGACCAGGATCTGAACCAGTTGACCTCACTCAGGCCGTTTTGACACTCGATGATGGCAGGAAAGTTGTTACCCTGAGGTACAACTCGACATTTTTTGTTGGAAGCGCTCCAGCTGATCTCTTTGATGATAACGTCAACTCGACCAATAAAGTGACGGCTTGGAAGGTCTATAAACTACAAACAATGGGCAATAATACTACCGTTACCATAAGTACTCTCAGCGACGACTTTGGCATTATTGTCATCCAAGACGCTGATGGTTCACTCACTTCAAGCCACCCAACAATAAACGATGGTGACATTGTGGTCCTTACTGTTAACACTAACAGCATCTTCGATAGCGTTGATCCGAGAACTAAGATAACAATCAACATTAGGCCAGAGGTCGGCGCCCCTGCATTCGCTACGGTGGTTACGCCATCCAGCTACAGTCAGAGGACAATATTGAACCTCTATCCGTGA